The following proteins come from a genomic window of Lolium rigidum isolate FL_2022 chromosome 5, APGP_CSIRO_Lrig_0.1, whole genome shotgun sequence:
- the LOC124652916 gene encoding membrane magnesium transporter, whose translation MGIGYVLGAIGGALLVHAAYATIQYRAVLKITEEEFSYPPFDVIIQLLVGLALCMWAGVSVPAKFLSVLPHSEENRIVSLPANLDFMIFNHRGRALPSDADLKLKI comes from the exons aTGGGGATCGGCTACGTCCTCGGCGCCATCGGCGGCGCACTCCTCGTCCACGCCGCCTACGCCACCATCCAAT ATCGCGCGGTACTCAAGATCACGGAAGAGGAGTTCTCGTACCCACCCTTCGAT GTGATTATTCAGTTGCTTGTGGGTCTGGCCTTGTGCATGTGGGCTGGTGTCTCTGTTCCAGCCAAGTTCCTTTCGGTGCTCCCACATTCCGAGGAGAATAG GATTGTATCGCTCCCAGCGAACCTGGATTTCATGATCTTCAACCACCGTGGTAGGGCGCTACCTTCAGACGCAGACTTGAAGCTGAAGATATGA